The Oncorhynchus clarkii lewisi isolate Uvic-CL-2024 chromosome 20, UVic_Ocla_1.0, whole genome shotgun sequence nucleotide sequence TGGCGTTGGCTCGCCCTATGGCCCGCATgcaggtagaggtggagagacagatccagatccaCCGCCGCTCGCCTGTCGCCgacctggtcagtgtgtgtgttgtagacctGTCATTTCTGATAAGTTGACTTGgctggagagagaggacacttgAGGCCATGGTGCAGTCAGAATAACACATTTAATACCTAGGGTGGTGTAGCGGTCTAAGCCGCAGCTTAAGGCACACATGTCTAGTGTTGACATAGCTTAGAATTAAGGCTACTGCCCTTTGACACAACCTCTATCTTTCCCCATGTCAGAAAAATATGTATTTAGAATTATTCTGGGTACATGCATTTACATTAAATATGCAAGATGCGAGATCAAGTTACATCTTAGATGCAAGGGCATAGTACAAAATGAATAGCATGGTATTTCCGTTTACAGTTGTTGGTGTTAAAAGCACTTGCTAAAAAGCCCTATAATGTAATGGCTAAGAAGCCAATTATTCTCAAGATCAGATGTTGGTTGAAATGAAACTGATACCACTTTCAGTCAAACAATGAGAACAATGAGACTTTTTCATGTTTCCTGGTACAGAGAGTGAAATTCTGCCGTCTCAGCCAGTTCCAGATTGGATTGTCATGAGTTCCTGAGGCCTTTGAGAACTCTTTCCTGTGTGATCTGAGGCCCAGGGTGATGGAAAAACACTTGTACTTCAAACCATTTGaacttacactaccgttcaaaagtttggggtcacttagaaatgtccttgtttttgaaagaaaagcacattttttgtcctttaaaataacatcaaattgatcagaaatacagtgtagacattgttaatgttgtaaatgacttgtagctggaaacggctgatttttaatggaatatctacattattgtacaaaggcccattatcagcaaccatcactcctgtgttccaatggcatgttgtgttagctaatccaagtttatcattttaaaaggctaattgataattagaaaacccttttgcaattatattagcacagctgaaaactgttgtactgattaaagaagcaatgaaactggccttctttagactagtttcttctgaaactcgtcagtctattcttgttctgagaaatgaaggctattccatgcaagaaattgccaatgaactgaagatctcgtacaacgctgtgtactactcccttcacagaatagagcaaactggctctaaccagaatagaaggaGTGGGATGCCCCGGTgcataactgagcaagaggacaaggacattagtgtctagtttgagaaacagacgcctcacaagtcctcaactggcaacttcattaaatagtatccgcaaaacaccagtctcaacatcaacagtgaagaggcgactccgggatgctggccttgctGGCCTTCTACGCtcggagtcgggaagcaagtacagggagtgagtgttttaataaataaaactaTAAACACAAAACGCAAACAACGCCCCAacatgaaacagagtcaataacacctgaggaaagaaccaaggggagtgacagatatagcgaagataatcaaggaggtgatggagtccaggttaGTGTCATGAGGTGCTGGTGCGCTTGACGATggggacaggtgtgcgggataatcagcaccctgatgacctagaggccagagagggagtatacgtgacatattccattaaaaatcagcagtttccagctacaatagtcatttacaacattaacattgtctacactgtatttctgatcaatttgatgttattttaatggacaaaaaacatgcttttctttcaaaaacaagaacatttctaagtgaccccaaacgtctgaatggtagtgtatgtgcaAGCAATTAACGTATGAGCAAGCAATTAACTTATGAGCAAGCAATTAACTTATGAGCAAGCAATTAACTTATGAGCAAGCAGGTTACTCTTATTATGATTGCAAACAAAGATAATTAGGATATGGCATCCGGATTGGATTGTCCTccgtcctcagtgtgtgtgtgactatgtgtgtgtgactatgtgtgtgtgactatgaCAGTGTGCGTGCAAGAGGCCTGACAGGCAGCCGTGGCGGGACAGTGCGTTTATTAGCCTCAGCTGGTCGACCTAGTAATTTACTGGAATAAACTTGGTAGTCGACTTAGTGCTTTTTTGGAACAAGCTTTAGCACTTCTAAGAAATTGGGAGCTACCTAGAtgtaattttttatattttcccCGCCCCAAAGATTGTGGTGAATGAGTTGTAAATACGACCATACAGTCATTGTGTGTCAGACCGAGTGAATTCCCCCCTGACTGGAGTTTTACTGAACTTGTTGATGTGTGTGTCAGTACCTAAACAAACAATGGTGAGATGATGGCATTTAAGTTGCCCCGGTCTAAAGAAACTGCTCTGAGATCAGGACAACAGAAAGGATTGAATTATTTGCATATAgagtgcattcagaaattattcacaccccttgactttttccacattttgttgtgttacagcctgaatttagaatggattaaattgagatgttgtgtcactgtcctacacacaataccccataaagtccaaatggaattatgtttttatttatttatttaccaattcattaaaaatcaaaagctgaaatgtcttgagtcaataagtatacaacccctttattatggcaagcctaaataagttcaggagtaaaaatgtgcttaagaagtcacataataagttgcatggactcactgtgtgcaataatagtgtttaacatattTTTTTACGACTACTTCATCGCcacaccccacacatacaattatctgcaaggtccctcagtcaagcagtgaatttcaaacacagattcaaccacaaagaccaaggaggttttccaatgcctcgcaaagaagggcacctattggtagatgagtaaaacataaaataaaaatcagacattgaatatctttCATCATGATGAAATtatttattacactttggatggtgtatgaatacacacagtcactacaaagatacagatgtCCTTCCTAACTCCCTTGCCAAAGAGGAAGGAAGCcgcttagggatttcaccatgaggccaatggtgactttaaaacagttacagagtttaatgaggatgaaacaacaacattttagttactccacaacattaacctaaatgacagagtgaaaagaaggaaacctggactggaaaaaaatattcaaaaacatgcatcctgtgtgcaataaggcactaaggtaaaactgcagaaaatgtggcaaagaaaatgacttaatgtcctgaatacaaagcattgtgtttggggcaaatccaacacaacacatcactgagtaccgctcttcatattttcaagcattctggtggctgcatcatgttatgggtatacttgtcatcAGCAAAGACTAGGGAGTATTTTAGAAATTGAATATTGCTaaccacaggcaaaatcctagagaaaaacctggttcagtctgctttccaacagacactgggagacattcacctttcagcaggacaataacctaaaacacaagtggTCTAGTTACAGTTGTGACTTAAATcggtttgaaaatctatggcaagacttgaaaatggctgtttagtaatgatcaacaaccaacttgacagagcttgaagattttaAATAATGTGAAAAATGATGTGCAAGTATtgtgcaatccaggtgtgcaaagctctttgaCATTAGAGAATTTTGTGtgtaacaaaaaaatacaattaaatccatttcaatcccactttttaacacacacaaaatgaggaaaaagtttggggtgtgaatactttttgaaagcACTGTAATCACCCTAACCCCAAAGGcccaaatacagtgcattcggaaagtattcagacaccttcactttttccacattttgttacgttttagAAATTTGTgcgatttaaaaatatatatatatttttttttccactgaaatatcacatttacataagtattcagaccctttactcagtactttgttgaagcaccttttgcagcgattacagacttgagtcttcttgggtatgacgctacaagcttggcacacctgcatttggagagtttctcccgttcttctctgcagatcctctcaagctctgtcaggttggatggggagggtcgcttcacatctattttcaggtctctccagagatcttcgatcgggatcaagtccagactttggctgggccactcaaggacattcagagacttgtcccgaagccactcctgcgttttcttagctgtgtgcttagggtcgttatcctgttggaaggcgaaccttcgccccattctgaggtcctgagtaggttttcattaaggatctctctgtactttgctccgttcatctttcctttgatcctgattagtctcccagtccctgccactgaaaaacatccccacagcaggatgctgccaccaccatgcttcactgtaggaatgATGACAGGTTTCCTTcaaacgtgatgcttggcattcaggccaaagagttgaatcttggtttcatcagaccagagaatcttgtttctcatggtctgagagtcatttaagtgcctttttacaaactccaagcgggctgtcatgtgccttttactgaggaggggcttcaatctggccactctaccataaaagcctgattggtggagtgctgcagagatggttgtccttctggaagggtcacccatctccacagaggaattgctcagtttggccgggtggccagctctaggaagaatcttggtggttccaaacttcttgcatttaagaatgatggaggccagtgggttcttggggactttcaatggtGTAGaaagtttttggtacccttccccatatctgtgcctcgacacaatactgTCTCTGACCTCATgtcttgatttttgctctgaaattaactgtcaactgtgggaccttatattgactGCTTTTTGCCTTtcaaaataatgtccaatcaattgaatttaccacaggtggactccaatcaagttgtagaaataacTCAAAGatgatctcaaggatgatcaatggaaacaggatccacctgagctcaatttcgagtctcattgcaaagggtctgaatacttacataaataaggTATACATGtatctgttatttattttatttttttgcaaaaattCCCCCAAAAAActgttttgctttttcattatgggtatagtagattgaggattttttttaaattaaataatttagaataaggctgtaacataacaaaatgtggagaaactCAAGGCTGCACTGTATGTTGCCTTGTTTCTCTCTAAACATGACTGTACCTAATGTTCCCCTGCTTGTCTAGTTAATGTTCTAACGTTGTCCCCATGTCTGTTTGTGTGCAGCTGCCCCACCTGCCCCATATCAGCGAGGGTCTGATGAAGAGGAGTCTGAGGAGGGCAGACATGAGGGACATGAGCCTGGGCCAGCTTCAGGTCATCACCAACGACCTGCACTCGCAGATACAGAGTGAGTACACACATGTACGTATGCACACGCACCAccggaggctggtgaggggaggacggctcataataatgtctggaatggaatataTGGAATGGTATTAAAACCCATAGAATGCATGTGTTTGATACTATTCCATGAATtcctttccagccattactatgagcccgtcctccccaattaaggtggcCCCAGCCACCTGTGGTACACACCCAATCTACCTTTCATCACCACAATCATAACTCTGTTGTTCCAGGGGCTATGAGGATGTTAAGATAACGTTGTGGTGACGTTGCAGGCCTGAATGAGGAGCTGGTGCAGCTGCTGCTAATGAGAGATGAGCTCCATGTGGAGCAGGACGCCATGCTGGTGGACATAGAGGACCTGACCAGGtgaagatcatattgtacagtactgtgaacatagaagcacacacacacacacacacacatatacacacacacacacacacacacacacacacacacacacacacacacacacacatacacacacacacacacacacacacacacccacacacacacacacacacttgcgcaCCAACACCACTAATAGCACCACCATTAGGCCTCTGTAGTAACCTTAGTTCTGGAGGTCAAATGCCATGGAAAGTCTACGCTAAAATacaatctaatctaatctaatgaTGATTTTTCATGCATTCTTTAATGTACCTGTTATTTGTTGTTCTCTCTTGTCACAGGCATGCTCAGAGCCTCCAGAGACACATGGCAGAGAAAACCCTCTCCAAATAAAACCCATAGTCACTTGTCCCCATCATCACCTATGTCACATGACAGCCAGAACCAACTCAGAGCAGTGGTcaacaaccctggtcctggagaccaATAAGGCATGCAGGGTTTTGTTCCAGGTCAGCACTTTCACACCTGATTTAACTGATTAATACCTTTGATGACTAGGCAAATGGTTGATTCGGGGTTGTTTTagtgctggaacaaaagcctggaTATGCTTTAACTCTCCAGAACGAGGGTTGTTGTCCACGGCTACAGATGGACCAAACCCAACCGGGAGTCATACAAAGTCCTGAGTTTTAAGAGTTCAGGCAAAACTCCGGGCCCCAGTCATAAACCATGTGTGGTAGTGACAGTTTGATCACAGAAGATGACTAGGGTTCTGTTTGTTGCCCCGCTCAGCCAGTCGTGGTGCTTTGTAGAATACTAAACACACATAGCTGTTTGTGCTGTTGCTAAGGAATTAGCTCCTAGGCTTCCCAGTGTATAAACATTGCGGCAACTACACAGATCTTGTATGAATAATTTATACACACAAATGGATGTAGTACAGCTGTTGTTGCATAATTCCACCTGTTTAAACATTCTGATGTTTTGAAGCTTTACTGGTTGATCCTTGATTTTgccaaatgtttacagacagattgcaATGACCTTACTTTTGTCTGCACTTTAAATTAAATGGAAGATAAGAGTCCTTTTGGTGTTTTTTGTGGCAGAGTTCAAATAATGAGGGTGCTTAACTAATATTGATACCCATATGTTCAAAATATTAACAGATTTTTAGGACACGACCAAAGGTCAGTATGTAATTCGATCCCTGCTTTGTGACCCAAATGCTACTCCACAGAAAAACAAATTATTTTAAGACAAAATATTATTGACAAAGTCAAATCTCAATGGTTAAGAACTAAAGATGTCTGAGCTGACTGTTCTTGACACTGGTAAAGTGATAGCTGGTCGGTCTGGACTAAATAAAGAACCCGTTGTTGAGCAGGAAAGAGACTTGGATGCCTTGTGGCCTGGCTCAAGATGGCATCTTTGTTCAGTATGATTAGTCCATCTTCAGCAtttagagagtgtcattttccATCagctctttttatttatttattattctcTGTCGTATTATACTAAGGTCCTTCAACTGTATTATGCTGCATTCTGAAAACGTTTTGTGTACAGAGATTAAAATTATAGATAAACGTTTGAAGTGCGTGTCTTTATTAGTTCAATGTTGTGTTCTTATGGTCAGTATTGATAGCCATCTGAACCAGATCTAACTGACAGTAGATGAGACAGtccaaatgaatgaatgaattgtaCAGAAGGATGCTTGGGGGACCTAAGAAGGCTACATTAGCCTACATGTGccttataaatatatataaacacataaaACCTATAAATACAAACCAAACTACAAATTGGATAAGGTTAGGGTAGCCTACTAGCTATTTTCTTCTACGGGTGTTAACAATTACATAATTAAATTGGCATTAATGCTATGACATATCTGAATATAGGCAAATGACTGTTGCATGTGTGTGCAaaacaggcagcttcttccctaCTTTCTCATGTTGCACTACAATGCTCCAAACACTTATGTTATTGAGTTTTGGCCATAGTGAAAGCCCATACTGAATCATTACCTAGACCTAGGCCTAGCCAACCACTAGAGAGCAGAGGAGGCGACCACATATTTTCTACCAAACTGTGAGAAACTGCTGTGGTTATAGTGGCCACAAACAAAACATCTAATACAATCAACTCAACTGCAGTTAATGTTAATTCCAGTTCCACTCTGGGAAAACGTTTCATTATATTGATATCACTGGCATCTAGGAAAATGACACACTGTGACATTGTTACCTGATTTACTTTCAATTTATATTTTCAAACATTGTTATTGTGGTAGGGAATTCCCTGCTCAGGAAAGTATAAAAACACTGAGAGATGAAGCAAGATACACAAAAGAATTAGGATAAACCAAGGATATACATTGTTACTACCATGATGCCAAACGCCAAGCTTTGTGAGTAATCTATAGCCTATATCTCTTTCTCTTCTAACAAAAGTATTGTTATTAAGTAGGTAGCCTATTTATTATTTGCTTAAAGTTAGAATAGGTCAGGTTATCTGAGAATATTTTTTTCCTGCATGAGAATATTGCAAAATCATCTAAAAATGATTGGCATATTATTGACAAATGTATTTGTATAGAAAGTTTAAGTTTTAAGTATTTGTTCTACGTTGTTCTTGAACCTGTCAGATTTTGCCACTTGGCTGCTCTTGGTCGCGCTCACTTGTTCTCTCTGGCACGTGAACATGTCCAGCCCAGTGGTGTCACGCAACCGCCCGATAACTGACAACTGTCTTACTACTGCGCAAACACTACTTTGGAACATCACGGACGCACTTGCACAGGTGAGACACAGGCACATTTTCCAATACTGTTCTTGATGGTAGACTATTTATTTAATTCATATCTGCAGCCTATTCATTAAATTCGTATCAATACTAGGAACACCTGTTCAAAGGAATAAACTGCACGGACCAGGGTATGGAGTTGAACACGAGAACACAGACGGTGCAAGTGTGTGCGCCAAAGGTAAGAATAATAACATTCTGTGATCTGTATTCAATTTTTTCAGACAATAATGTGAATTTCCCTATATAAGGCTATATAAGATCAATGTTGAAATCCTTTGCTGAATAATCTATACTTTGTTTGACAGACCAAAAGCACTCAACAGCACTCAACATGTTCCAGAGTGACAAATGTAAAGTTTGATCAGGTAGGCTATTTGCTATTGTCTATAAATTACATATTACTGTTGTTGCCCAGAGCAACAGTTTTTCCCATAAGAAATGGCATGTTTATTTACAGTCTAAAGGGGGCAAATCTAACACACTGTCTGCCTATATTGGTAACTTTTTGACATGTCATTTTTCCTGTGTATCACATAGGACAAGTGTCTGAGGAACATTGAGGAGGATCTGCGTTGTTATAGTGACATGCTACAAGCTATTGACCCTAAACTGCTTGGACCCAATGTGCTGCAGAGCCTCGGAGAGATTAAGGAGGTAAAATCTGGGAATAACTATGCCAAAATACTGGCATGGAGAGGACATGACCTAAAAAAATAGCCTTTCGAGATATTTCTAACACAACCAGTTTTGTATACGAAAGTCATTGTAGCTGCAGGTTTAGGATACACAAGTCTACTGACATATATTGCCTCTTCTCTCACCCTTTCATTTGCTTTCGTTTTTTAAACAGAAGTGCTTCCCCTTGTCTTTGTTGGGAGTCTGGACCTCTCAGCAGGTAAGAGATTCTCAAAAGCAACCGTGACTAACATAAAGAGGCCTTTCACGGACTAAAATTAGCAGGGATTACATTGGGATGTGGGTGGTGGAATTAATGGTCCCTAAAATATCTTCTAACCAAATATGGTCATTTGTATGTCAACTGTGTGTAACCAAATAGAGATAAAGTTAACTTGACACAGTGTGCACTATGTTTCTTTTCAGGATACACAAGGTTGTAGGCCTACTCAAGGTACTGCTAACCAAAATTCCTTTGATGAAAGGGTACATTTGTGTAAAGTGCTGAAGGGGCTCCAGGTTCGCACCGTAACCATCAACAGAATCATTGGATATATTCATGCTGGAGAACACAATAAGTAAGTTGGCATGTCATCATGGACCTGGCAAGCGCCTATGCTGTTGGAGACTATTCCTCATCGCCATCATCGTCGTCATCACCATTCTCCCAAGGGAAAAATAATCAATTCCATGACCATAACAAAGTTGCCTTGTCCTGTGGACAAGTGTTCTTTAATATTATAATCAAATAACAGTCTGATTAAGCTATTGAGGATTTAGAATTTACAGGAGTCAAATATTTATGACTTAATATAAGTATTTCATCTAAGTATTTATTTGTTGATTTTTTTTAACTTGAAAAGCTAAATAAtattaaatgtgatatttattatCAACCTAATGGGTTGTATTATTTATTTGCCTAATTTATgattttaaaatatttattttctacatacatacataacttatttcaatgtttacacAGTTTTTGTTTGAACATctccaaaataaaatgcatttaagCAGTGAATTAAAATAGCCTAATGCCAGCTGTTTTATTTATCTCTTTGTTTTCATGGTATTTTACTCaaactatctctctctgtctatttgcatgtgtgtgtgttttgcggtttttactatccctgtgaggaccagaagtcctcacaaagTTAGCAAAACAAGGACAATTTGGACAAGTGGGGACATATCACCGGTCCCCATTATtttagtcttaggggttaggtttagggttacaattagcattagggctaggggttaaggttggggttaaggttagagttaggttaagggttaggggttaaggaaaataggattttgaatgggaataaatTGTTTGGCCCCAcaaaaatagtgtgtgtgtattgccaTATATAGTCAATACATTAAACTGAGTTAAATGATGGGAAACAGTAAGATTTATTtgcatttatttgcaaaataCACAGTGGTAACCCCATATCACTGACTTGGGTGGTGCCCAAACCACCCAATATGCTCTTTCTTGTAGGCCTACACTGGTCAATTATATTAATTTCACTTGGAATCATAGCCTACTGTAACTGTGTGGAATATGTGGGCGGTTATTTTGAGGCCGAAGTGAAGACCAGAGAGAAAGTTCAGAAACGACTATACATTTGTGTAGGCGTATAGATTAAGCAGACATGATGACATGTAGTTTACTACTAGGCCTTCCTATACTCTATTATTTTCGGGGGTGGTATGGTTTTAACTGAACACAGCCAAGTGACTCCCTCGCATTGGTCCTTTTTTCACTCTCGAGAGCCCGCATGCAGTCGAAAATGCTGACTGACACATTGTTCGAAAGTCAGATTTTTGCATTCGGTTTGAGCTCACAAATGGCCTAATGTTCGGCTATATTGGCCTATGTTCTTCCCATTATTAGTAGCTAGGCCAGGTGCAATAATAAGTTATCCTTTGGGTAATAAATGTCTTACCTCAATAAATTCAAACAGGTGTGAATTTATAAAGACTATGTTGACGAGGAATAACATGTCTATTTGTGAGCATTGTTGGATGTTTTCGAACGATAACCATGCTAGGTTTATGTGATGGGCACGAGGACAAGGTTGGTACATTAGACTGCACCGTCGGTGAAGGGGTGCGGTTGGTCAGCAATTTAAATTGAGAAGATGGCGAGAATAACAGACATGCTGCCTGGCCATAACAGCCTACACAGACAAATATCAGTCATTATCATTCAATGGAAATGTACCACTGACACCCAGTGGAAGGTGCACGGTACTGtcaaaataaattcattaggttaCACAGGACTTTTTCATCTTTAATTACCGCTGATTTGACACAGGTGCGGTAACCCCACCTGTTCTCAATGATTGGTCTACGCTTGGAGATTTTTGTCATATAAATGTTTGTAATTCGGTTTATGCAATTCAGTGCGTCTGCGAAGCCGCCAAACTACATTCAGATTGCAAGCTCACAAATGGAGTTTATGCAAAAATCTCCGTGGTGGGTCGCGACCCTGCTGTCAATTTCTTTCCTCGCTGATTGTTATCAGCCTTTTAATCCTCGTGGTTATAGTTATAAAGATGTCAGTCAGGCCCAATCCTTTAAACCGAGTGAAGAGCCAACCAGTCCTCCTAGGCCGAGAACAGTCCTCGTGAAGTGCCACGAAGATTCTCTTGAAGTCGTGGTGAAAGCTGACCTATTTGACATAGGCATTCTGGTGGACGGCAGCGATTTGCACCTAGGTTCCAATCAAATGGGTAGCAAGGGCGTTGAAGATTCTTGCAGTGCGGTGCCAACGGGGGAGGCAGAGTTTATCATCTTTGCCCAGTTGACCGCATGTGGAACCAAACTCGCAGTAAGTTTTTCGAAAATTGCAGCTAAATTTTAAGTTAATCGTGCCACAGTTCTATGTAGGCGAATTAGGTTCACGTATTAAACAATTTACACAAGGCTATGGGACTCTTGCAGGGGGGCTGAGCTAAAGGGCTATCTAAAGAATGTCCTGAAACGCTTCCATGGAAAGGAAGTTGGCCATGGACTCCGCAGCTGCACATGGTTTCGTGAATCCATGGCTACATGGCTAGAAAGGGCCCAAGGCAAGGCAATGATAAAcccagcaaaaaagaaacgtccctttttcacgACTCTGTCTCTCAAAGAATTCTTAAAAATCCGAATAACACAGATCTTCATTTGTATAGTTTAAACGCcgcttcccatgcttgttcaatgagccataaacaattaatgaacatgcacctgtggaatggtcattaagacactaacagtttacagatgGTGGATAATTATGAGAACTTAGGTCACTAAAGATGCCTTTTTACTGACTCAAACACCAGAGGAAAGATTCCTGGAGTCCCtactcatctgtgtgaatgtgactGCGGATGGgtccagggaaataaattgcagtGTCCAtgctgtgagatgcctaagacggggatacaggatggacagctgattgtccttgcagtgacagaccatgtgtaacaacacctgaacaggatcggtacatacgaacatcacacctgcgggacaggtacaggatggcaacaactgcacgagta carries:
- the LOC139377287 gene encoding schwannomin-interacting protein 1 isoform X2, which gives rise to MTAQRNDRESIRQKLAFGSFYDDEEPAIYTSCSKNGISSRPQSGVNLQVCFVNDSNSDKDSDAEDSRTETSLDTPLSPVSKQSSSLSDRDTGEEDSDPLEDCGFWRVQRRLQEEARVALALARPMARMQVEVERQIQIHRRSPVADLLPHLPHISEGLMKRSLRRADMRDMSLGQLQVITNDLHSQIQSLNEELVQLLLMRDELHVEQDAMLVDIEDLTRHAQSLQRHMAEKTLSK
- the LOC139377288 gene encoding interleukin-12 subunit alpha codes for the protein MMPNAKLYFATWLLLVALTCSLWHVNMSSPVVSRNRPITDNCLTTAQTLLWNITDALAQEHLFKGINCTDQGMELNTRTQTVQVCAPKTKSTQQHSTCSRVTNVKFDQDKCLRNIEEDLRCYSDMLQAIDPKLLGPNVLQSLGEIKEKCFPLSLLGVWTSQQDTQGCRPTQGTANQNSFDERVHLCKVLKGLQVRTVTINRIIGYIHAGEHNK